The genomic DNA TTCAAAAATATCCAGCAGAGACAATGCCTAAAAACCAATAAAGAAAGCACAGTttagtttgaaatgaaataattaaaaaaaaaaaaaaagggggatcCATAATTCAATATATTGAGCGCAAGTTAACGATCAAATACCTCAGGCACATTCAGCTCAAGACGGAACTTAGGTCCATCATAGTGGTGAAGAACTGGCCTGAATGAATCCTCTTCTAGTGGCTCACATGTTTTCCTAGTAAGCACTCTTACCTGTATTTATCAATGTTCAAGAAAACATTCTTAGTTTTCCACAAACTAGAAGATCAAAATATGAAACTCTACTGTTGTATTGATGCAGCAGCCATAGGGACGGGACCATCTAAATCTACCGTCTCGTCTCTACTCTTTACGGCTGATGCACCATACTAAAGCCGTACAGGTTGGAGTGAAAATGATACCTGAGCAGGGAAACGAGATTCGCCAGCACACTTCTTGTCCTCCCAAGCCGTTGGATCAATATTTGTTCCACCAAAACTTGCAGcctaaacaaacaaacaacccCACCACATGTTATGACTTATGACACAGCCATGTTATGACTTATTGTGACACCTAATGCACAATTTTAATGGATAATTCGGCTTCCCTAACTAACAGTCTCATAAATGTGATTAGCTCAGATAGAAGATGACATTAACCAAGTAAAACATACCTCAAAAACTCCATGGAGTTGGTGAGTGGTATAGTTGTAAAGAAAAAGAGGCAACCCAGGAGTAATGGCCCTAACTGAATCCCTGTATCTGGGAGGCAAACCTAAAAACACAAAcattcacaaaagaaaaaaaaacataattgataCTGAAGGCTATTGTGATTGTGATGATAATAATTAAACACTTCAAAGATTGCAATATATTGACATTGAATTGAAGAACAGGTTATTCTCCCTTATATGGCTAACACACATACACACCAATCtatagttaaatatattatgCTTCTTTGCTGAGCCAACAATAACTGCAAAATTTCAGGCTTCATAATTACATATAGTGATATCACCCCATACATGGTAAGCAAAATAAAGCTACAAATAGACAATCAGAGAACATATACCCCTGACAGCGGCAGAGCTAGCCAAACAATTTCGAGGGTGccaaatatatagaaaaaataaaatacttttacGAATTATCTTGACAATTTTCGTTGTTGACAAAGTTCtctatgtaattttttttttttttttttttttttgtggtggttggggtttgaactccggatcttgcatatattatgcattgtctatgcTAAGCTTGGACAGAGTTCTCTATGTATTTACTATAGGGACTGAAAGtgtcaaaataagaaaaataaatgcatCAATCAAGTGATAATGTGTTGTTGTCTTTCATATTTCTACTAATAATTTTCACAAGTAAATTTATTTGGACTAGTTAAATCTATAGTATGAGAGTGAGTAGCTAAACCCAAAATTACactaacttataaaaaaattaaacaaataaaaggtAGCCAAGGCCACCCCAAGCTAACGCTATGGTTAGCCGGGTTTTTGTTTTGGGGCTCAATTGACACCTCTAGTCAGCCCCTCATACCCGTGTCAATTTTGGTAGTTTTACTCAGGTCTAAAATGGGCCCTCAAGGGTGAGATTGGACATCAGAATTAGGCCgaataccgagttttcaaaataataaagaatataTAGCATCAAAAGCAAAATAATATACATTGTTTAATCGgagatgatgatggtgataataataataataattttgtcaaaaaaaatttaaaataataacaatgataATAAGGACAACAATTGCATcctctttaataaaaaaaataaaaattgcataataattgaaggaaaaaaaaaatatcggaaataataataagaattgCATAATTAAAGGAAACAATTTAGGAAAGAAAGGATCATTACCAAAGAGTTGCCTTTTGAGATTCTCAGCCATGGTATCATTGTTACAGACAAAGATATACCCACCAATGGTTTCATTCCTAGGAAGAGACTCTGCTGGTGGTAAAGTCTTGAATCTCTTGTCAGCAGCAGCCTTGGAATCCTTGTTCTTATTTCCATCACTGTTGTTATTGTTCTCCCCTTGTTTCTTATTAGGGTTTGAATTCTTCTTGGAAGGTTTAGATGGATGAAATATCTCATCTTCACCTTTAGTAACATTCATGTTACTATTAAAATTCCCACCATAAGAAGGATTTGAATAAATTCCCTTATTAAAACCTCCATTAATAGGAGAAACAGCAACatcaaaagagaaaaatgatgaTCCTTGATTATTGAAATGATCAGAAACAGGGGATTTTCCAAGAGAAacagagttgttgttgttgatgatgatttcaCCACCAAGTTTGGTATCAAAATTTCTCCTTTGATTTTTGGAGGATGAGTAATTGTTTCCCCAGATTGAATCATTGAGAGATAGGTTTGCTAGATTTGATGAGTGGACACGAAGTTGATCACTGAATTGCCAAAAATATTGTTGATTGTTATGGTTGTTCTCCATTTTTTCACAATGTTATGATAAACTTGAAAGATATACTACCTATGTGTATGTGTATTTGTAATCAATGTTGCTTTGCACAACAGGGAACAAAAAGCAGTTGTTGTGTGTGGAGAGAGTGAAGAAAATGTTTAAGAGAAAATGACAACAAGAGTGACAAGTGttaatatatagatatagatagatcATCAGAAAGGGTGAATTGggtattttgtatttaatttttattgacagggttgattaagtttttggtccctataaatatctgcagttttgtttttagtccatataaaaataaatcacattttttagtctctacaaaattttctgttagtgtttttagtcccttttaaattaaaatttgttgagttaattaagtttttggtctctataaatatctgcagttttgtttttagtccctataaaaataaatcgcactttttagtcctacaaaatttttcgttagtgtttttagtccctgttaaattaaaatttatttaattatgcttaaaattttaaattttttaaagattttctacatacttgtttaaaacattataaaaggttccgccacaataaattagctcaaaaatttatttttaggtccaaattttcgttagtttatcttgaatttttggcgtttaaaaaaattatatttaattcattacatgttaaaaaattcttattttttataaaagagattattataatgttcttaagaTGTCTGttcaaaatcatttaaaaatataaatgtttaagtataattgaacaaatttcaatttaacagggaccaacacctacttttagtccttgtaaaattaaaatttgtttaattgtgcttaaacttttaaatttgtaacatatttttcacatacttacttagaatattatacaaagttcctccgcaaaaaattaacttaaaattttattattaggtccaaattttcattaatatgaTCTTGataatttggcttttagaaaaattcatatttaattcattacacgttaaaaaactaaatttttttataaaagagtgtcttacaatgttatgaacatgtatgtaaaaaatctttcaaaaatatggaagtttaagcataattaaacaaattttaatttaacagggactaaaaacattaacagaaaattttgtagggactaaaaagtgtgatttatttttatagggactaaaacaaaactgcagatatttatagggataaaaaaCTTAAGTAACCcaaatttgtttaaatatgcttaaacttctaaatgtttgaaagattttttacatacatgttcataacatcgtaagacactcttttgtaaatttttttagttttaacatgtaatgaattaaatatgaatttttctaaaagccaaattttcaagattatattaatgaaaatttggatctaataataaaattttaagttacttttttacagaggaactttgtataatattctaagtaagtatgtgaaaaatatgttacaaatttaaaagtttaagcacaattaagcaaattttaattttacaaggactaaaagtatgtgttggtccttgataaattgaaatttttttaattatacttaaattttttatatttttaaatgatttttaacagacatgttaagaacattataataatctctttttataaaaaaaaaaatagaattttttaacatgtaatgaattaaatataatttttttaaaacgccaaaaattcaagataaaactaatgaaaatttgaacctaaaaataaaattttgagctaatttattgtggcggaaccttttataatgttttaaacaagtatataaaaaatcattaaaaaatttaaaattttaagcataattaaataaattttaatttaatagggactaaaaacactaaagaaaaattttgtaaggactaaaaacaaaaccgcagatatttatagggatcaaaaacttaattaacccttatttttataCTCCTCGTAAttattttcactcaaaaattattttattatttatttttcccctaaaaaaataatgaaataatttttgacTCAAAATAATGAATATGTAATTTTTACTTCTTAAGGTGTATTTTGGTCTATATTTAGACTAAATTCATCTTTacctaattttgtttatatttaagtcagaaaaaatatattgtttagtAAATTCATCTAATTaaattgaaatcaaatataacttgactttattattttaacatATATACTTTTGTGaaactataaatatttatattgtaaacgtatttttctataatataaaatttaattttttcttgttaCCTTGCttgaattaaatttataaattaataaaagagaatgctaataactatttatttagttataaaaaaaaaactatttatttattctttcaaataaaaactatttatttattaacatGTGATCGATACTTCTCACCGCAATTTAACAATCATTGAtctctataaaaaaacaaacagcaATGATAAGTGAACACACTTTTCTTAACACAAAATAGACACCATGGACATTTTAGACTTTTCAGCCTTAAAGAAGGGGCATTGTTGTAAATCCATCACACCTCCCTTCTTCCTTTCTTCCCCTTTGCAGAACTCATTCTCCCTCCCACCACCATTTCTTTCTCATCTCAgaccaccaccaccactgtTTTCAACTCAATAATTCCCCATCTCCACTGTCCAAGACTCTCCCTCCGTCAGCTGCTATTGTCCTCTCCTCCCTCACGTCGACCGCACACCGACCACGAccatcttcttctctttctcgcCGACCGTCGTCCCTCTCTTTCTTGCCGGCCGCTGAGTTGTTGCGCTTTTGTGGTTCAAGATTTGCGATTTTTGGGTTCGTCGGCTGTTGCACCTTTTGGGTTCAAGATCCAGGGAGTTGAAAGCTGGTGGTCGCCGTTGCCGGAATGGAAAATGGTGGTGGTGTGAGATGAGAGAGAAACAACAATGAATGGAGGGAGACGAAGGAAACAGGAGAGAGTAAGaattaaaggaaagaaaaaataaggaaaaaaaattaaaggaacgGGAAGGAAGATGAGAGAATAACAGAGAGAGGAAGAGAGTGAgcgtgaaagaaagaaaaaaaaaaggtattagTGAACAATGGAATACGGTATAGGTGTCgtatttgtgtttgattttttgtgtttgtttatcatttttgaaaaacaaatatgtataaCATACATACACACAAGTTAATATTTAGATTGTCTGGTAGGTATAGTCGGTTCCTTTCCTTTAGTGGTCGTCTGATTCTACTCAAATTCGTCTTGACAGCGCTTCCTGTCTATgcactttcctttttcaaagcttTTTCAGGTATAATCCCTTCCATTAaatctttgttaaataaatttttttggggggtagtgaggaaaaagaaaaatttcttgGGTTGGTTGGAGTTCTTTGTGTATGAGGAGGGAGTATGGAGGGATGAGTGTTAGGGGGTTGAGAGAGTTTAACATTCCTTTGTTGGAGAAATGATGTTGACGGTTGTTAGTTGATAGGGATGGTTTGTGGCGTAGGGTGTTGGTGGCTAGGTATCAGGCAGATGGTGGTTTGGAGGATGCGGGCCGAAGTTGTTCTTCGTGGTGGAGGGAGATAGTCAGGATTAGAGATGGGATAGGCGAGGGTGGGGATTGGTTTGCGGGTTGTGTTAGGAGGAGGGTGGGGGATGGGGCCGAAATCGATTTTTGGCGAGATTGTTGGTGTGGTAGTGTTTCGCTGTGTGAGCGATTTAGGCGGCTATATGATCTAGCTGCCAATAAAGTAATCACGGTGAGGAACATGTTCTTGTTGAGGGTGGAggatggggggggggggggggtgcgTGGCAGTGGCGGCATCGTTTATGGGTGTGGGTGGAGGACCCGGTAGAAGAGTGTAGGGATTTATTACTAATAGTCTCTTTGCAGGAATCAGAAACAAACATGTGGATGTTGTTACTGGATCAGATTAGAGGTTATACTGTACGTGGTGTATATGACATGTTGACATCACATGAACAACTTTATGTTCATCAAAATTTGGAGTTAATATGGCATTAACAGGTTCCTTTAAAAGTTTCTATCCGATTACCTGCTAAATCCAACTTGGCAGATCGTGGCATTACATTTGTGGAGGATCGATTTTGTGTCACGGGATGTGGGCATGTTGAAGATGTGAATCATATGTTTTTCTCTTGTCCAATTTTCGGTACATTGTGGCCTATGGTGTGAGGATGGCTTGGTGTCGAAGGGGTAGATTCTCATGTTATCTCAGATCATTTTGTGCAATTTATCGAATATGCAGGTGGCTTGAAATCCCGTCGatctttatttcatttgatttggcttCAGTGTGTTTAGTTTTTTGGACTGAACAGAATGACAGGTTATTTCGGAACCGTCAAAGTTTTATACCActattgttagataaagtaaaatcacaTACCATGGTAGTAATGTAGTTTTTGATGTTGATACACACATGTGGTGGTCGGGCTGTGTATGGGTATCGATTAACTTTGATGTAATTCTGAcaggattttgtttttttcgtGATTGTTATGACATGTCTTGTACTTCAATAATTACGGTGTTCAAAGTAATATATTCCATAAGAGTTTGTAGATGAGACGAGATTTGTTTGTAGATGAGATGAGATGTTGAAATGAAACTTCGCGGAAAGGTACACAAGAGTTTGCGTGTAACTGCCAAATGTCCAAATAAAACTTGGTTTCAGGTAATTGGGATTGTCATATTAATtccatcaatttcaaatttaattacaatAATTAGGTGGGGGGAGGTGATTAGTGAGTGATGAGTGATGATGGCAAAACCGCGTACATGTGATAAGGTGGCAGAAAGTGGAAGGTGGCGGTTGGTTTTTGATTTCTAGAAAGCATAAGAACTTCGTGACTTGTCATGTCACTTCTAAACAAAATAGAGTTCACACAAAGACTTGTTTTACTACTCTTTTGTTTGTAAGGAAAACAATGGAAAATACTAGtaaaatattcaataaattttaaatgtcatataaaaattattttattaatgagtaacttatatttgattttttttagggacatatgtatttaaattaatgaatattcaatttatatttattcatagTTGAACCATTTTTCAGtttcttatattatattttaaaattattagttttttatgttggacttttttaaaataaattcaatgtaatgatttttttttgaaggaaaattcaATGTAATGATGTTAATATAATTCTaccaaattaaattatttaaatagtataaaataaaaacatcaaatcaGTTGACCGAAAACATTagatgaataatataaataatgtcaaaattatatatcatatttatGCTAAAAATATTAGCTAATAATCTTAGAATATATTCTTTcgaaaataatatattagaatacatgttttttttttgacaaaatattagaataaatgttaaaatccttaaaaaaagaaatagaatgCTCCTTCCATTTTAAAACAAGTgtcattttagtaaaaaaaaaaattgtttcaaaatgaatgtcacttttaatttttaccattcaattaatactatatacactattttaaaagtattattttttctttaatgaaaaacaaactaatagttaattatgataatttagtaaaatatcatcactctttcttttaattaatgtattttttaatatgtgtgtaaaaacTTAAACCACATTTATTATAACATGGATAGAGTACttgttaaaaagtaaaaatatttttttttataaggatagATATCACTAGTCATTAAAATATGGATTAATTGCGTTATTGGATGAGAATAACTACACATCAAtacgagattttttttttatccaaccCTACTATCAACAAAAATGAAACTTTTGACcccttttaaatttatataccaAAATGATCAACTTtaagagtttttattttttacttttttgtctTTCAGTGGGTCATTACAACCATTTGATTTGACATGCGGCACTGCAAGCCACAtttttctgcactgatttgaccttttatcactttttttcttcttctaattttttgttCTGCCAAACAAAGCGGCGGTTGTGGTGCTTGCCAAACTGAAAATTTTTCATAAATGGCTTCAGGGAAGACTTGGAAAAGTCATGGGTTCGATTCCATGCTAAGGccattttttgcaaaaaaattaacaattaaagACACAACTCACGCccaccaaaaaaaatgaaaaaaaaataaaattaaaagaaattggTCATTAACGCCATTCTATCTCgcggtattaaaaaaaaaaaaggttaaatcaGTGCATAAAAATGTAACTTGCAGACGCCACATGTCAAGTTCTGCCATTACAGCCATTTTCATTTGAAATGGCTGTAATGACccactaaaagacaaaaaaataaaaaaattctaaaaatgagtcattttgatatataattttgaaaggggGTCAAAAGTTTCATATTTTTTGGTAATAGGGtcggataaaaaaaaaatctcaatacGAACAGTACATTATTTCTACAAATCAATGTAATTAAATGTAGCAAAATTACATATTGTCTCCTTTCTCATTGATTTGCTACACTTAATTAAGTTAATTAAATCGATTTGTAACGATAATTTACGATTCATTTTATTGATAATTTACGATTCCTTTCTCCTTTctcattttttgacaaataatttaCAATTGATATATACATCAATTTgctacatttaattatattactttgtgaaaaaatattatagaaaaaatatcaaaatttattgatatttttgcTACACGTAACTAGGTTTTTAAGTCGGTCCTtccttcaaagaaaataaaagtttgtCCTAAAACAATAAAGAACTAAGGGTGCGTTTGATGGTCAGGATAGGGAGACAGAATATGATACATTAATCATATCCAGCTTAATGATagcatgtattttttattataat from Medicago truncatula cultivar Jemalong A17 chromosome 8, MtrunA17r5.0-ANR, whole genome shotgun sequence includes the following:
- the LOC25502217 gene encoding B2 protein, with translation MENNHNNQQYFWQFSDQLRVHSSNLANLSLNDSIWGNNYSSSKNQRRNFDTKLGGEIIINNNNSVSLGKSPVSDHFNNQGSSFFSFDVAVSPINGGFNKGIYSNPSYGGNFNSNMNVTKGEDEIFHPSKPSKKNSNPNKKQGENNNNSDGNKNKDSKAAADKRFKTLPPAESLPRNETIGGYIFVCNNDTMAENLKRQLFGLPPRYRDSVRAITPGLPLFLYNYTTHQLHGVFEAASFGGTNIDPTAWEDKKCAGESRFPAQVRVLTRKTCEPLEEDSFRPVLHHYDGPKFRLELNVPEALSLLDIFEEQDTSNDSFKAVSA